The following DNA comes from Nicotiana sylvestris chromosome 10, ASM39365v2, whole genome shotgun sequence.
gtgagtacgaaattgttccacagtcattttatccatagaatgtaggattttctttctatagtcattccaagaggaaggcaatttcgaaagaatagcacctatttgaagtgcatcaggaattttaacttcaagatcacttagttttgatactaagatttgcagttcatgaatctgatccattataggcctagtatcaaatattttaaattcaaagtactgcagagccaggaatttgtcaatacctcgtttttcattctggtatgcagtttgtagagcagtccaaatctctcttggcgacttcagattgcagtaacgatcatagagtcgatctgtcaaagtattcagaatatggccgcgacacaacagttcatcatgttctcgtttcttcctttcttccttgactACGTCAGAATCTTTCTGTTGTGGGCTCAAGCATCGGAGGCAaggcagaatcaagaacatagtagatattgagagcggacaacaagaatatcatcttgtctctccaacgggtaaagttcgttccatcaaagcgatcaagtttgatgaactccttcggattctcaacaacagacatcaatttctccatagcagaataactctttaagattgttagaaaataataaacaaaattggctttgagacgtgaaaatcgactgtccttaaagagttatcgcctgtatactaatttagggaaaatacaaaacgattctcttcaggatacaacaaagcttgcaataacacttgtgattttctatataTCATTTtgttggaattcttgtgtatttataggcaaccaacataccctttcagaaaagatgtcttgtttcacaaacagacacgactatttatttgaattttgaatttaaaattcaaataaatttgatttttctgttaaaaataattaactctaggatctcgtgcctgttgagtcaatctcgtgcctgttgagacaatctcgtgcctgttgagtcagtcttgTGCCtattgagacaatctcgtgcctgttgagtcagtctcgtgcctgttgagacaatctcgtgcctgttatgtgctatttcataatgatcagttccgaggctaacaggcacggtacgagAAAGAAACGtcccacttccaacttgccaataacaaactatcttacacaTAGAACCTCAGAGCCAACGTCTTGATTTCTTCTCTCATGTTTTAACTGTGGTCGGCCATGCATCAATGCTTGCCTGGTTGTATTTTTCAGGCCATGGCTACGAAAATCAAGATGTGGCTCTAGGTGAGATCATGGTTTTGCTTTTCTTGTAAATGAAAATTAAGCCCGTTCAACCATAAATCCGCAAGATCTATGTTGATGTCTTGCAATCTTTAAAGTCCACGATACAACCAGGATGGTATCCCAACATTCGAAGTGAGCATGCAATTGACAGTGAAGGCAGTTTTGTGGCAACTATTCTACACAATTTGGTAGATCTACCAAATAATAGTAACTCCAGTCGGATAGTTGCTTTGAAGAACCACTTGGCAATCTTTCAGGAGATGCTCAACTTCTTGAGAGCCAATATCATCTGTGTGCCGATACAAGatcttcagtttcttcttcaaGATATCGACACTGTGGTTATTGATGTTGGACTTCTGGTTTATTCGTTATATGAAGATGAGGAGGAGAAGGAAGACGAGGCACTGCGAGAAGGGAACCCTTCACTAGTTCTTGATTCGTCAGGCAACATTCAACGTATAAACACAATGATCTACCTTACCATTCGGAAGGCATTTCAATCTAAATTGCCAAGGATGCATGGACTAGGCTATGTTGATTTCCTTTTAAACAAACTGAAGGAGTTCCAACGCCGCCATTCAGATTCACTAGCTTCTTTCACGAACCAACTTCAAataattcagaaggaacttgaGGGCTTGCAACCTTTTCTAAATGCTGTTGCAAAAGAGCGAAACAATGTCCTCAACAAAATTCAACATTGTGCGACACAATTGATTGACAAAGCAGATGAGGTAGAATACATAGTTGATGCTTGTATAAGCAAAGAAGCTCCTATCTGGTGCCTCGAGCGTTGGCTCTTGGATATCATGGAGGAGATTACTCTTATCAGAGCAGAGGTAGCAGAGATTCAAGGAAAAAAGATAGTTGAGGAAGCAATGAACAATACTGGCAAAAGTCAAACACCATCAAGTTTAGCAAGGTCTACAATCATGAATGATGAAGTTGTGGGATTTGAGGATGTCAGAGAAAAATTAAGAGACCAACTAATAAGAGGAACCAAAGGGCGAGATGTTATCTCGATAACCGGCATGCCGGGTCTAGGCAAGACGACTCTAGCCTGCAGACTCTACTCTGACAAGTTAGTTGTTTCTCACTTTGACATTCGTGCACAATGTTGTGTGTCTCAAGTATATTCACGTAAGAACTTGTTACTGGAGATTCTACATGATGTTACCGGTAAAGACTTTGAATGTGGAGGAAAACGTGTTGATCAATTAGCTGattgtattggaaaaaaactgagtctaaatattgaagatgacgtgtcatgacacgtggactggtcaaaaggtcaaaacgcaatgaatagccaagaggcacgggcgacaacagacagggggaaaagaaagcaacataggtgtggaccgttactaaaataggtacgagtctcgtacctattcgagtcgtttaaagattaaagatcagaagaagttgaagatacgaatctgatgacgtaaaggaatccaaatacagcattaaatgtcaaatacgttagagaatctgaattaaatagaaatgattgtgtaacgtttcttttaaatatcatttattgctcataattgcctcattaagacaaaggcattatatcttctcctagaatcaactataaaaggggaAAGACTCAACATCTATAAGGACAGGAAATACGattgagatcttactgaaatacaaaactatttactgctttaccatcattctcaaaaatattttattttcgtctcctgattatcagtaatccgaatttctttctagctttgaccaaagactcagatttttggttaaacaaattggttccattaccgggaatctgataatcttttcttttaagctacatcttgtccattgttatcaccatgtcaaacaacaacaccaacaataacaatgaaaacattttgggaaaccctgaaaatcaaatccatcaaatcaaggagatttacataacattgaagtggttccctcccctcaaaattcaccacgtcaatctcgtgaaggcactcctgaatctcgtgctgatcaacaagaacaatctgaacactttgaaggtGGTACAAATGAAgttttacaaaagctaattgatgcacagatcggcaaagctcttcaggctctagttagtcgattgcctgctgcaccacccacaccaactcctaataataatacattggagaatccccgttctggtcttgttaattctggaaatggaggaaccaccagtgaaccacaggaaggggaaccaggtaattcaaataattcctatttgcaaaatttagtactaaccttacagaaacagattaaggaacaaaatgagcgtattgagcaaatccctggagttccgcctgtaataaaaggagtagacatggacaaatactcacaacaaccttggaagccaagtgctgctccccttccaattccgaaaaagttcaaaatgcctgacatcccgaaatatgatggtactacagacccacgtgaccacgtgactgcatttacaacaggcgtaaaaggcaacgacttgaccaaacaagaaattgaatcagtactggtcaagaaatttggagaaacactcaccaagggtgcattaacctagtattctcttttatctgaaaattctataaattcttttgctgagcttgtagattcttttattaaagcacattcgggagcacaaaaggttgagaaaagaatggaagatattttcaaaatcaaacaaggagattcagagttgctcagaaactttgttgatagattccagcgtgaaagaatgactctaccccgtgtgcctgacaactgggctgcaatagcttttacaagtaatttaaatgacaaaagctctaaagccacgagaagactcaaagaaagccttcgagaattccctgaaaccacgtggaatgatgtttacaacaggtatagtacgaagctgtgaattgaagaagataccgtacccaagtttcatcatgaagaaaggggtggttccagaagatcagaaaccgaaaaaagatcaggtaaaaacaggtacgatacatatatgggacctgtaggaaaagacccacggtcaaaacaagatagccagcaatatgatcaaaaatcgaggaatagggactctggttcttcatcgaaattcagaaatgatcggaacagacaagagtcacgagatgatgacagaagtttaaaggcacg
Coding sequences within:
- the LOC104216979 gene encoding putative late blight resistance protein homolog R1B-17 translates to MLAWLYFSGHGYENQDVALGWYPNIRSEHAIDSEGSFVATILHNLVDLPNNSNSSRIVALKNHLAIFQEMLNFLRANIICVPIQDLQFLLQDIDTVVIDVGLLVYSLYEDEEEKEDEALREGNPSLVLDSSGNIQRINTMIYLTIRKAFQSKLPRMHGLGYVDFLLNKLKEFQRRHSDSLASFTNQLQIIQKELEGLQPFLNAVAKERNNVLNKIQHCATQLIDKADEVEYIVDACISKEAPIWCLERWLLDIMEEITLIRAEVAEIQGKKIVEEAMNNTGKSQTPSSLARSTIMNDEVVGFEDVREKLRDQLIRGTKGRDVISITGMPGLGKTTLACRLYSDKLVVSHFDIRAQCCVSQVYSRKNLLLEILHDVTGKDFECGGKRVDQLADCIGKKLSLNIEDDVS